The sequence below is a genomic window from Bacteroidota bacterium.
CGATGCCCAAAGCCGCAGAACTCGCAAGAAAATTGAAGCGGCCGAGAAAAAGAAACAAAAGCAAAAGGAAGCAGAGTTAAAGGCGGTAAAGAAATTTCAAAAAAGGAACATGTCCATACAAGATAAGGAAACCCGCAAGCGAATGAAAAAACACAGGCGAAGCAAAGGAACTCCTTATGTAACCAAGCGTCCCGGATTTTTCAAACGTTTGTTTTCGAGAAAGTAAATTTGAAACGTCTAATTATATTCATCTTATTATTTTTTCTTCAGGCACCTTTGGTGCATGCGCAAGAAGAAGACAAACTTACCCACACGTATGTCAAATACGATAACCTGCAGGATGCTTTAAATAACCGCGATTCGGCAAAATATCTTGATCTAAGCAAAACTAAACTGACACAAATTCCGGAGCAGGTATTTCAATTAGCTAATCTGGAAGTGCTTATTGTAAACAAGAATAAATTAACAAGCATACCGAACGAGATTTCGAAGTTGC
It includes:
- a CDS encoding leucine-rich repeat domain-containing protein — translated: MKRLIIFILLFFLQAPLVHAQEEDKLTHTYVKYDNLQDALNNRDSAKYLDLSKTKLTQIPEQVFQLANLEVLIVNKNKLTSIPNEISKLQHLRELHAVNNKIKVIPSTINALTQLKVLNLNQ